The Candidatus Poribacteria bacterium genome includes a region encoding these proteins:
- a CDS encoding SMP-30/gluconolactonase/LRE family protein produces MALDVRDARLTDLIDPEAAVEQIATGCQFTEGPLWHATEQFLLFSDIPANKMRKWDADAGMTVFREPSGKSNGLTYDKGGHLIACEHANRRVSRTTADGQVITIASHYQGKRLNSPNDVVVKSDGSIYFTDPPYGLSAAYGVESEKELDFQGVYRLSPNGDTLTLLVDDFDRPNGICFSPDESILYINDTERMHVRAFDVQPDGTLANDRIFGEEEGDTGKPDGMKADTHGNVYLTGPDGIWVFAPDGTHLGIILVPERAANLAWGGDDWKTLFITASTSVYRVACKTVGVAVP; encoded by the coding sequence ATGGCACTTGATGTCCGAGATGCACGATTAACGGATCTGATTGATCCGGAGGCAGCCGTCGAACAGATAGCAACAGGATGCCAATTCACTGAGGGACCGCTCTGGCATGCCACAGAGCAGTTTCTGCTTTTTAGCGATATTCCCGCAAACAAGATGCGGAAATGGGATGCCGACGCTGGAATGACTGTTTTTCGTGAACCCTCCGGTAAGTCCAACGGTTTGACTTATGACAAAGGCGGACACCTCATCGCCTGTGAACACGCAAACCGACGGGTCTCAAGGACGACAGCAGATGGACAAGTTATTACAATCGCATCACACTATCAGGGAAAACGTTTGAACAGTCCGAACGATGTCGTCGTGAAATCCGACGGAAGTATCTATTTCACCGATCCACCCTACGGGTTGAGCGCAGCCTACGGCGTTGAATCAGAGAAAGAACTCGACTTCCAAGGTGTCTATCGCCTCTCCCCAAACGGTGATACGCTGACGCTCCTCGTCGATGACTTCGATAGACCCAACGGTATCTGCTTTTCACCGGATGAGTCGATCCTTTACATTAACGACACCGAGCGGATGCATGTGCGCGCTTTTGATGTACAACCCGACGGCACACTCGCAAACGATCGCATCTTCGGTGAAGAGGAAGGGGATACCGGAAAACCGGACGGGATGAAAGCCGACACACACGGAAACGTCTATTTAACAGGTCCCGATGGGATTTGGGTCTTCGCACCTGATGGAACACATCTCGGCATTATTCTTGTTCCTGAGCGCGCAGCGAACTTGGCATGGGGCGGAGATGACTGGAAAACCCTTTTCATCACGGCGAGTACCTCCGTTTATCGCGTAGCATGCAAAACCGTGGGGGTCGCAGTCCCATAA